Proteins from one Scyliorhinus canicula chromosome 6, sScyCan1.1, whole genome shotgun sequence genomic window:
- the tent5aa gene encoding terminal nucleotidyltransferase 5A, translating into MADENANTKCNNSFNVLNWEQVQRLDRILTETIPIHGRGNFPTLEVKPRQIVQVVRSRLEEKRIRVRDVRLNGSAASHVLHQQSGLGYKDLDLIFRADLSGDKEFQTVKNVVLDCLLDFLPEGVNKEKITPLTLKEAYVQKMVKVCNDSDRWSLISLSNNSGKNVELKFVDSLRRQFEFSVDAFQINLDSLLLFYECSENPMSEHFHPTILGESVYGHFGEALEHLQHKVIATRNPEEIRGGGLLKYCNLLVRGFRAASESEMKTLQRYMCSRFFIDFSDIGEQQRKLESYLQNHFMGLEDRKYDYLMTLQRVVNESTVCLMGHERRQTLNLITMLALRVLAQQNIIPNVANVTCYYQPAPYVTDANFNNYYIAHVQPVFTCQQHTYSTWLPCN; encoded by the coding sequence ATGGCTGATGAAAatgccaacactaaatgcaataATAGTTTTAACGTTTTGAACTGGGAGCAAGTGCAGCGGCTGGACAGGATCCTAACGGAGACGAtcccgatccacgggcgggggaATTTCCCCACCCTGGAGGTGAAGCCTCGGCAGATCGTGCAGGTGGTGAGGAGCCGCTTGGAGGAGAAGCGGATCCGGGTGCGGGATGTGCGGCTGAACGGCTCGGCGGCCAGTCATGTGCTGCACCAGCAGAGCGGGCTGGGCTACAAGGACCTGGACCTCATCTTCCGCGCCGATCTGAGCGGCGACAAGGAGTTTCAGACGGTGAAGAACGTGGTGCTGGATTGCCTTTTGGATTTCTTACCCGAGGGGGTGAACAAGGAGAAGATCACCCCGCTCACCCTGAAGGAAGCCTACGTGCAGAAGATGGTGAAAGTTTGCAACGACTCTGACCGCTGGAGCCTCATCTCGCTGTCCAACAACAGCGGCAAGAACGTCGAGCTGAAGTTCGTGGACTCGCTGCGGAGGCAGTTCGAGTTCAGCGTGGACGCTTTCCAGATCAACCTGGACTCGCTGCTGCTCTTCTACGAGTGCTCCGAGAACCCCATGTCGGAGCACTTCCACCCCACCATCCTGGGCGAGAGCGTGTACGGCCACTTCGGGGAAGCCCTGGAGCACCTCCAGCACAAGGTGATCGCCACCCGCAACCCCGAGGAGATCCGGGGCGGGGGGCTCCTCAAGTACTGCAACCTACTGGTGCGGGGCTTCCGGGCGGCCTCGGAGAGCGAGATGAAGACCCTGCAGAGGTACATGTGCTCCCGCTTCTTCATCGACTTCTCGGACATCGGCGAGCAGCAGAGGAAGCTGGAGTCCTACCTGCAGAACCACTTCATGGGGCTGGAGGACCGTAAGTACGACTACCTGATGaccctgcagagggtggtgaacgagAGCACGGTCTGCCTGATGGGACACGAGAGGAGGCAGACCCTGAACCTCATCACCATGCTGGCCCTCCGCGTCCTGGCCCAGCAGAACATCATCCCCAATGTGGCCAATGTAACCTGTTACTACCAGCCGGCTCCTTATGTGACCGACGCCAATTTCAACAACTATTACATCGCCCATGTGCAGCCCGTGTTTACCTGTCAGCAGCACACCTACTCCACCTGGTTACCCTGTAACTGA